CCCGCTTATGGGCATCGGTTCCTGCACATAATCTGATTTTCCTTTGTAGTATCCTACATCAGGCTGATACCTGTCGAGCAAAGGTTCAAGTGAGTCTATGGGAAATCCGGTATTATACAGGATGGATTGGATCCAGCTCATTTCTATGCAGTCATCTCTTACTAAGCCCAATTCGGGGAATTTTTCTTGCATCACCGCAAGCAGTCTGTCGACACCACCAAGAAAAACAGAGTTAAATGCTGCACGAATGGTCATCCTTCCACCCTCGCTGACGTTTCTTCTAGCCACGATTCTGAGGAATAAGTCTTCATCGAAGTTAGGCGCGACGTACTGCCAGCGATGAATGAGTTGAGTGGCATTTTGGTCCAAATCCCTGTAGATAGTGAAAACAGTGACCGTTTCTGGAACATCTACCAATCGTACTTTCCATGCAAGAATTACGCCGAAACTTGAACCTCCACCACCCCTAATGGCCCAGAATAAGTCCTCACCCATCGATTTTCTGTCGAGAATCCTGCCATTAACATCTACTATCCTAGCATCAATAACGTTATCTGCAGCTAGGCCGTATTTCCTGAGCAATACACCCCAGCCTCCCCCACTGAAGTGTCCGCCAACACCAACAGTTGGGGAAAAACCGGCTGGAAACGCCAGTTTTGGGCTTTTAATCGcgatattataatataacatGCCAATGGTTGCACCAGCTCCAAGCCATGCAGTTTTCTGCTCAGCATCAACTGTTATTTCACTGAAGTTCAGCAAATCAATGATCACAAATGGGACTTCAGATACATAAGACAGTCCTTCAAAATCATGGCCGCCACTTCGAGTTCTAATTTGCAATTGATTGTGTTTGGCACAGTAGATAATAGGGGCAACTTGGTACTCGTACTCGGGGGTTATTATCACTAATGGTTTCGGGGTGGAATCTGACATGAATCTTTTGTTTCGGATTGAAAAATCAAGGACAGACTGGTAAGAAGAGTTGATAGGGGTGTAAACAAGGCTAGAAATTGAGGAATAGTTTTGAAATTCTTCCTTGAGACATAGAAGAAAACCATGGACGTTTCCGTCAGCAGAAGCTGCACACGAGCACGAAAAGAcagtaaaaagaaagaatatgaGGGTGGAAATGGTTGGAGTCTTCATGATTCTGAGATGCTGtaatttgtgttttgggagcAGAAAGGTGTTCTACTTATAATGCTACTTGGTGAGTGGGAAGGGAAACTGGGAACTGGGAACTGTGAACGGGCAATTACTTATCGCCATATTAGGTTGGAAGGTGAACGTGCCGTCTGAATTTAAGTCTACCATCAATAATTGAGCACACCTTGTGAGTTCCATTTGGAGAGTGGGTCATCTTTTAATTGTGCGACACATGCATCTTAATTGACATGAGCTCCGCGACGCCACAGACGTATTTCTTTGAAATGTGTTTTTTACCCCTCAACAAAAATATCTAGCCCACATAGGTTGATTTTATAGATCCGTTttcaaattgatatataatatgtgGGTATATTTGAAGATGCTTTACTGGATAAGCCTCTAAGTTTCTTTCATGGAAGTCGAAATATAAACCTTGgcttaaatacaattttcgtCTCCCAACTTCAggtcattctcgttttagtcctctaagttactagggttccattttggtcccgtaaaattgaaaaaatatcaattttattacaaatttagtcgaaaagttgagtcactcaccaaaattaatctaatataGGCTAAATGGAATGTATATTAATGCCAAATTATGCGACttcaaaataatcaaattaagcttttttttttttttttttcaaagtccataatcaaattaatcttgGTACGTAGGTTTATaggattaaaggcaattttcatcCCCTAACTTTAGgccattctcattttagtcccctaacttGAGACTATATCTTCACCACAAcatctttttcagacaatCACAATACAAGCCTCAATTTGGATGGTTACCAAACATACCTAAGAAGGTGAGTTTGGCCAAACACTCGTATTGGCAATTGGTGGCCCAAACACCACTTTATTCATCTAACctacattatatatacatgttacCAATTTGTCCTCGTTTTCCTCTTCTCCCACCCAATTTTGATCTCATCGTTCACCTcattatctcattttattatttcacatAATTAGATTTGAACACAATTCCTCCACCACTTCGATCAATTGGTGAGAGGAAGTACGTTTTAGAGAAAGAAAACCATGGTAACTTGGTAGGATATGATaattaaaagggtaaattgcataacatCCTCCTGTGTTTTGgttaaaatggaaaattctcctgtgttaattttataagcaaaaaaattcatgcaatttataaataaaaaattatttttttagtcctcCAACTTTATTCGCTATGAgctttagtcctataagtatgtcatttttttttataaagttcattaagttttaaaattgacGAGATATAATTTGGATTATGATTTTCTACATGATTTTACagttatattttgaaaaatagaggGAAAGTGCCCATGTGGCAAgcaatttgttaaatttgtaatttatatacgTGTATAGCCACATGTGTTGACATATGGCCATTAATGCTAACTAGGCATTattcaaataccaaaattccatttaaattatataaaattttaaatttaaattaaaaaattaaattaaaattacaacataaaattagatatatttttataattatattatgatataattatatttacacccctcaTCTATTGCcattttacacaaatcacccccaccttttaaaaattagagaaatcACCCtgacaatttttaaaaccCCAAAATGCCCCTGCTGACCTGGTTAAagtttaatatgaattttcaagtATAGAAATACACTTAGGGGTGCTTCtataattaccaaaaggtATAGGGGGTgtcaaagtaatatatatgggCACGGCTAATATGGTctctcaaaattgatatttactcttaattaacttattataaatttattgtaggtcaaataattcttttgggattaaaatacccttctcacagtgaaaatatacctcattatgtaataatgcgtgaagatgtataatgataatttcacaataaacgatttatttgacatgcaataagtcagtaatatgCCAATCAAGAGTAATATaggttttctttatttttttaatatcaacatattcgataaattttactaattaaccaataatcattttattagGGGCGAACAGTAATTTgtccatgtgatattgaaaatgaacacaTTACTCtcctattacaaaaatatagtaatttattcccctgtattttttaaaatgaagaaatttacctccgtatacagggaggtaaattgcctcattttaaaaatcataggggactaagttgttatattttaaaaaatataggaagataaatcactatttatttttcataactgaaaaaattactcatttataatattacaatagagttgcttacatttttctcattttagtaGTGACTTATAATGAAATAAGAAGGACATCAATAATTGGTGAGATGTATTATTGGCATACCAACCAAAAAAGGAAATCAAACTAAAGGAAACATATATAGAAGTTGGCAGAACCATGCATGCACGTTCTGTTCTTCATGGATATAATCTTATATGTCCTCTTNNNNNNNNNNTTCACCGTCGGAGTGGGGGAATGCATTATTCGGTCTTGAAGAAATTCTTTGGAGCAAACATAATTTCacccaaattaaaattatttttgaaatactaCTTCCTGCTCCAAATGCttacttatttattacttCTCTCTCCTTCATTGTTATTCATTCCAATGTTAAGATCTCTATAATTGACTTAAGCTTCTCGTGGGAACTTGGAAAGGTAAGGAGTCACTGTAAAGTCTCCTAATCCAACATATGATCCTGTTGGAGTTTTgtgcattttcttctttccagTATGCCAAAGGGATCTTGTAAAGATTATCGGCCCTATGAGGAAATGGAACTGCAGATTCAGAAATTTCAGCTATTTTTCCACCATATGGGATCAAGAAGATCTGTCTCCTTGGCTTCTGGTCTATAGAGTCGTCTCCACATGCCTTAAACCCGCGTTGGGAGATGGGTTTCTGCACATAATCGGATTTTCCTTTAAAGTATCTTAAATTGGGCTGTGTCCTGTTTAGCAAAATTTCAGGTGATACGAAACTCGGCAAAATACAGGACGGATTGGATCCATCTTATTTCTTTGCAGTCTTCTCTTATGAAGCCCAATTCTGGAGAACTTTCTTGCATCAGAGGAAACAATTTGTCAACCCTACCCAATGAAAAGTGAGAGAAATGAAGCATGAATAGTCATCTTCCTTCCATCCTGGCTGTCGTTCACCCTTGTTATGTGGACTCACGAATTTGGGTCGATTTTATGCGCAGTGTATTTCTAGCGTTGAACGAGTTGAGTGGCATTTTGTTCTAAAGTTCTATGGATTATGAAAACCGTGACTCTTCTTGAAACATCCTCCAATTATACTTTCCATGCAAGAATTACAGCGAAACTATCACCTCCACCATCCCTAATGCCCCAGAATAAGTCCTCACCCATCTATGGAGAATCCTGCCACTGACATCTACTGTTCTTGCATCAAGAACATTATCTGCAGCCAACTCATATTTTCTGAGCATTCCTCCGTAGCCCCACCAATGTACCCGCCAATACCAACTGTTGGGCATTCAGCTGCTGGCAATTCTAGTATTGAGCGTTTCTCGGCGATCCTATAGTATAATGTGCCGAGGATATATTAATAGTGATGCGTGCGATTTTAGCACGGCTccaaatcttgaatttttatgttgaatttgGGCTATTTGAATGAAGGCTTTTGAGAAAGAGGacctacaaaacaaaatattagcacTCCAATACTTAAGTTAGTCCCAAATTTaagatagataaatataaaaattatgaagagAAATTATGATGAAAGCGAGTATTCCTTATATAAGAGCACCAAAGTAATAGAGTAGCAGTAAGAAGAGTTCTACAGTCTCTAAGGGGGGGCTGCTTGCCGAGGGGGACGTCCCCTACTTATAGAGGAAAGATTCCCCTATAACAGGAGTCTTGCTGAGGGGGATCTGTATGGTTAGTGAGAAAGGCGGGATGTTATAGATAAAATTCCTCCTTGTCTATTCCTAAAAGCAACAAGTCTCTAGGTGAAGAGGATCTCCTTCTTCGTGCAGACTCCTACTTGATGAGAAGTCATTTCTAATTGAAGAGTTCACTCTCTTTAGGGTGTGGTCTGATCCGACTTGATCTTattataaaatcatttcatTCTTCCATCGGATGGTTATCAGTGAAACCATTACATGATATGATAGGTCTAATAAAAGATcatctataaatatttcaccaatttcAAATACCAATTAAGTGAAAATTGTACTAATTATCATGGTTTTTACCTTGGACCAACTTTTTACTAACTTAGGTATTATAATGCCATAATTAAGCCCCATTCAATGTTTTCTAACTGTGCTTTGTCAGAACAGGACcaagaattgaaaaattacaaatacttttttaaattttaatgaactTGTAATAACGAACTGAATTGTTTAGCTTtcgttagatttttatttaatttttatgataaactgatcaaaatattcttttgaattataaattataaatatgtattataattttctaacatatttttttagaatcaGTATTCCTATAGATAATTTAGTTTGCCCACcctcatttgttttttatattgtttcaccattttttttattttaaaaaaaatcaataatggtaaaatagtaatatccATTACAATGTCTAAGgctgtataattattttttaatttgagagagatatttatatttttaaataatggagagatacttataattatgttatttttaatgtgaTGGGAAGTTACTTAGGACTCGATTCAAATTTAGGTTAGAGTTTGAATTCAACTTCATAATTTGCATAGGTTTGGGTTCCAAATTGGGGCATGTGGTCCAAAAGTGAGGGAAATACAACGACGGTTCTCTGGCGAAGTGGTGGCTATTGCATCAAGCTTCCGTTTGGTCATATTTTGAACTATGTGTGCATTTTAGTATGCTACGAACTCTCTGCTgtgtatgaatatttataatatttttaaattacataataatatgtcaaattttaataattttcttattatatacaaCAGTGCAAACTtacttatataaaagaaatcctaaaatttagatttattcaaaataaaactagtattctaattttgaaagtAGAATCTAGTATAGATAAAAGCTAATTTTgaagataaatacaaattataattttaatttaaaatagatgagatttttttattattaataaattcaaaattattagaaattcgCATTCCGTCAAAATTGCTTAATTATTCGTTTTGCTATGTATagatttgattttatgttagtacaaaataaaaaaaaaatagttaaaatatattgaattgtgTGTTTCTATAGAAAAATGGACgaatattttcaattgttttttaatagtaaaattacACAAAGAAAGAGCCCTAAAGtttagtgaataaaaaaaaaacccccaAATCATTAACTGTCGTTGTCTCCtatgttaataattaaatattaatttaataaatgaaaaatgatatttactatcataaagtaatttaatgaACTCAAAATtactgaatttgatgatattaaataaaaaattgaatgaaaaatgatatttactatcgattgacttattacaaatttattgtaggtcaaataatttttttagtaaattacccTTCTAACATTGATAGTATACTTTATTACATGCATTAAATGCGTGAAAATGTATGAGCATATTTggtaataaaaagatttatttaacatgaaagaagtcaataataaatcaattgagaGTAAacgtagattttttttatatctacaTATTCGTTGATGCTTTGAGttgtgaaataatatttttatatccatcGGCGTGGGGGAATGCTTTGTTCATCTCTGAAGAAATTCTCTGGATCAACCCTAGTTTTCACCTGAACCAATCGATCGAAATTCTTATTGAAGTATTTGGCACCCCAAACTCTTGCTGTTGCAATACTTATCGGTCCTTCATTGTTATTCACTCCAATGTCAAGATCTCTATAATTGAAATAAGCTCCCCGAGGGGACTTGGTAACATAAGGAGTTACGTAACGATAAAGCCTTCTAATCCAACTTATGTACTTGTCAACATTATGTGCATCTTTTGCTTCCCAAAACACCATATGATGCACCTTGTAAAGATAACCAGCCCTATGAGGAAATGGGGTTGCATTATTCGGAATTTCAGCCATTCTTCCACCATATGGAGTCAACAAGAACTCTGCCTCCCTGCCTTCTTGTTCATAGAACAGTCTCCATACGCCTTCCAACCCGCTTATGGGAATCGGTTCCTGCACATAATCTGATTTTCCTTTGTAGTATCCTACATCAGGCTGAAACCTGTCGAGCAAAGGTTCAAGTGAATCTATGGGCAATCCGGTATTATATAGGATGGATTGGATCCAGCTCATTTCTATGCAGTCATCTCTTACTAAGCCCAATTCAGGGAATTTTTCTTGCATCACCGCGAGCAGTCTGTCGACACCACCAAGGAAAACAGAGTTAAATGCTGCACGAATGGTCATCCTCCCACCCTCGCTGACGTTTCTTCTAGCCACGATTCTGAGGAATAAGTCTTCATCGAAGTTAGGCGCGACGTACTGCCAGCGATGAATGAGTTGAGTGGCATTTTGGTCCAAATCCCTGTAGATAGTGAAAACAGTGATCGTTTCTGGAACATCTACCAATCGTACTTTCCATGCAAGAATTACGCCGAAACTTGAACCTCCACCACCCCTAATGGCCCAGAATAAGTCCTCACCCATCGATTTTCTGTCGAGAATCCTGCCATTAACATCTACTATCCTAGCATCAATAACGTTATCTGCAGCTAGGCCGTATTTTCTGAGCAATACACCCCCAGCCTCCCCCACTGAAGTGTCCGCCAACACCAACAGTTGGGGAAAAACCGGCTGGAAACGCCAGTTTTGGGCTTTTAATCGcgatattataatataacatGCCAATGGTTGCACCAGCTCCAAGCCATGCAGTTTTCTGCTCAGCATCAACTGTTATTTCACTGAAGTTCAGCAAATCAATGATCACAAATGGGACTTCAGATACATAAGACAGTCCTTCAAAATCATGGCCGCCACTTCGAGTTCTAATTTGCAATTGATTGTGTTTGGCACAGTAGATGATAGGGGCAATTTGGTACTCGTACTCGGGGGTTATTATCACTAGTGGTTTCGGGGTGGAATCGAACATGAATCTTTTGTTTCGGATTGAAAAATCTAGGACAGACTGGTAAGAAGAGTTGATTGGGGTGTAAACAAGGCTAGAAATTGAGGAATAGTTTTGGAATTCTTCCTTGAGACATTGAAGAAAACCATGGACGTTTCCGTCAGCAGAAGCTGCACACGTGCACGAAAAGAcagtaaaaagaaagaatatgaGAGTGGAAATGGTTGGAGTCTTCATGATTCTGAGATGCTGtaatttgtgttttgggagcAGAAATGTGTTCTACTTATAATGCTACTTGGTGAGTCTGAAGTGGGAAGTGGGAACTGTGTTTGGACAATTACTTGTCGCCATTTTAGTTTGGAAGGTGATCGTGCCGTCTGAATTTATGTCTACCATCAATAATTGAGCTTGTGAGTTCCATTTGGAGACTGGATCATCATTTAATTGTGGCAACATATGCATCTTAATTGACATGACCTCCGCGACGCCACAGACGTGTTTCTTTGAAATGTGTTTTTTACCCCTCAACAAAAATATAGCCGACAGAGATTGATTTTATAGATAAGTTGTCATATTGATATCTAATATGTGGATATATTTGAAGATGCTTTTCTGGATAAGCCTCTATGTTTCTTTCATGAAAGCCGTAATATATACCTATATACcaagattaatttgattatggactttaaaaagaaaaaaaaaacttaatttgattattttgaaGTCGCATAATTTGACATTAATATTAGCCtgcattatatatacatcttaTCAATTTGTcctcgttttccttttactcCACCCAATTTTGATCTCATCGTTCACCTCACTATCTCATTTTGTTATTTCACGTAACTAGATTTGAACACAATTCCTCCACAACTTCGATCAATTGGTGAGAGGAAGTAAGTTTTAGAGAAAGAAAACCATGCTAACCTGGCAGGATATGAGCGTAATCAAATCCTCCCTGGAGATAGAAGATAGCAACCTCCTGTCCAGTGGTAGTACTAGCCCCTATAGAAGCTTAGAAAATAGCCCAAACTCCCCACCACACTCACGCAGAAGGGAGTGTTGCATGTAAAGACCCCAGTTCGGGAAGAACTTACTGATGACGAGGGGAAGATCCTCTTGCATCTCGAGAAGGAGAAAGCGAAGGGGGAGGAGGGGGGGCAGCTGTGGACTGCGTGACCACTTGGAGGAGACTGCAGTCAGAAGTTGACTAGAGGAACTCCACTCTTCCCGCTTAGAAGATCCCTAAGGGGTTGGCCCTTCCCTTGGGAATCGCTGGAAAAGGGGTACCGCCAGAACTCTTTCAAGTCGGAGTTGCCTGACGCCCTTCAGAACTGCCCTGAATGCTTTCTTTCAACAGTCTGCTGAACATAATGCGTTCTACAGATAAGAAATAAACAGGTTAAACATCAAagtaatcaaaaaataaatatacagaatcaattttttacatgattttatagTGATATTTTGAAAACCAGAGGGAAAGTGCCAACGTGGCAAgcaatttgttaaatttttgataatttatacatGTATACAGCCACATGTGATGACATATGGCCATTAATGCTAACTAGGCATTattcaaataccaaaattccaaaaaaattatataactttttaaatttatataatttaaattaaaattacagcataaaaataaatatattttaataattatattatgatataattatatttacaccttcATCTATTGCTgttttacacaaaccacccacactttttaaaattacagaaatcaccctgataatttttaaaactccAAAATGCCCTTGCTGACTTGGTCAAagtttaatatgaattttcaagtATAGAAATACTCTTAGGGGTGCTTCtataattaccaaaaggtATAGGAAGTgtcaaagtaatatatatgggCACGACTAATGTGGTCccccaaatttttttattatttgtattaatttttaattcaaacttaaattattttattaagtttctttaattaaatctctatataaattacaccttttaattattaaaatattaaataattcaactaatatattaataaaataaaattactagaTTGTgagttcaaattaaaaaattacacactttaataattatttaaaattattaaattaaaaattttatttatatatactctatttgtatatataattaagttctactaaaattaataaataataattcaaaaaaatttatgcagtttatatacattatataatttattaagtttagtaaaatttagttacaaacaacaatagaaaataatttttttggttttatgaatttaaaataatttatacaaagtgtgataatttttaattcaaatcaaaattataggatgaaaattttctttttcccgatgagaaataaataattatagtaaataatttttactatagTGATGCAATGTttgttgataataatttttgcgAGTGTACTAAACTAAGatccatgaaaaatattttttacgtGATAAATAACTAagtttttagaatatttaataGCATgtgtttattattaaaaatttatttttaaacaacatatattctaataatacttatatttaaaaaaaaacaaattgattGGTATTGTTACTTTAAGCAAAGTAACATAATATGATTGTTGTCAATTCTTTGTATACAGCATTACTAAACactcaatattatatttaaaacaaattgattGGTATTGTTACTTTAAGCAAAGTAACATAATATGATTGTTGTCAATTCTTTGTATACAGCATTACTAAACTAAacattttgtaaaaaatatgcataaatatattaaattattattaaataatggtatgtttttattaaaattacattcccaataaaaattacatttttaaaaaaattatttgtattattattttcagtaAAATCACACAATATGATTGTGTCAATGTATGcataacattaataaaatattaaattttttatacatcaatattattaaattaatattcatattaataactataagattgttaattaataactaaaaacccatcaattaaagaaaacaaaactttTAATAAAGAATGTGATGTCcgtaagaaagaaaagaaggtgaagaaattgaattttgacaaTATTTCTCTCTTGTGtgttgggtttttttttaattagatcatactaataaaactaaatatttttttctctcttccccATAGACCTTATCAgaaatttcattcaaaattgTACACACGGCGTCCATCAGTAGATGGAACAGGAGATGAAACATGAACTGAAAATAGAGGATCCCAATCAGCCGCAGGAAAGTGGCTGCATGGATTATGGTTTGCCCTTGGCCATTGCCCGAAATATAACCTCAACTTTCAAGAATTATGACTGACAAATTGAGAGGATTATCATTAAACTAGctaccataattaattattgtccctTTAATTAGTATGATATTATTTGTTGATGAAGTGTTAAACATAAAGACAAAGTTTCAAgactattttgttttttttttcttttaattcatGTTTCATGCTTCATGCTGTGaccctatatatattcataatttctttcttttgggtTAGTATTTGTCAAATTAAAGGAGAAAAAAGCATAACcaggtaatatttttttattgaaattaaatacaaatttaattgaagtatatattttggtaCAAGAACAgctgaaataattaaaaactaattaatccAACATAGGACCTGACTAGCTAGCTGGCATGCAAGAATTCTTACTTCCTCCATGGGAAGACCGGAATGCTTTGTTCATTTCTGAAGAAGTTGTCGGGATCAACCTTAGTCTTAATCTTCACCAGCCTGTTGAAATTATCCTTGTAATACTTCACCCCATAAACCGCTCCTTCCAAGTAACTATTCCGCCCGTTGTGGTTAATTCCTATGTCAAGATCTCTGTAGTTGAGAAAGGCTTCTCTGGGGGCCATGGAAACATATGGAGTCATGTAGTCATATAGCTTTCTCGTCAAATTTAAGTAGCGGTTTGCAGCTTCCTCCCCTTCTTCATTCCAATTTGTAGCATATTGAAGCTTGGCAATGTTTCCAGCTCTATGCGGAAACGGTTTCGCTGACGGTGAAATCTCAGCCATTCTACCTCCGTACGGGTTAAATGTCAGCATTGGAGTTTGTAATTCCACCATTTTCCGGAATAGGAGCTCTAACCCTTGTTTGGGGACGGGTTTCTTGAGGTAATCAGATTTCCTCTTCAAATAATTGAGAACCTGAGGGACCCTACTCAGAAGAGCATCAGCTGGGGTTCCTGTTGGGAAATTGGTCCAGTAAAGCACTGATTCTACCCAGCTCATTTCCACACAATCTGTTTGATCTAATCCCAGTTCAGGCAAGCTCTCGTTCATCACCGACAGAAGTTCTTGCGACTTTCCTAGAAACAGGGCGAGAAACGTACCCCGGTTGGTACCATTCACGACGTCCAACGTGAGCCTGATGAATAGTTCTTCGGGCAGCTTGTCAGCTGCAACTTGTTGGTAACGGTGAACAAGATTGGTGAAATTCTCGTCATATGTTCTCCGAACTCTGAAAACTGTTACTGTAGGTGGGACGCGAACCAGTTTGATTTTGTATGAAAGAACGACTCCAAAGCTGGATCCTCCACCGCCGGTAATAGCCCAGAAGAGATCCTCTCCCATGGATTTTCTATCGAGAAGCCGCCCGTCAACGTCGATTATCTGCGCGTCAATGATGTTATCAACAGAAAGGCCATATTTTCGCATCATGTTGCCGTAGCCTCCACCGCTGAAGTGGCCACCCACGCCAACTGTTGGGCAAACCCCAGCGGGGAAGCCATGAGTACTGCTCTTTTCAGCAATTCTGTAATAGACTTCACCAAGAGTTGCGCCAACTTGAACCCACGCCGACTCATCTTCTATACTAACATTGATTGATCGCAAGTTGAACAAATCCAGGATGAAGAAATTGGGATCATCAGACCAGTATGAGATTCCTTCATAGTCATGCCCTCCGCTCCGTATTTTCATTTGCAGACCGTGCGCTTTCGCACAAACAATGGCGGCTTGAATGTGAGAAACATGCAATGCAGTGACAATAAGTCGTGGTTTCGGGGTTGTGGACTCATTAAACCTCAGGTTTCTTATGTAATTCTGCAGAACAGAAGAATATGAAGAATTGTCTCGGGTGTAGAGAACCGCAGAGATTGGACTAGAGGGATCGGAATCATGAGTTTCCAGGCACTGAACGAAAGCCTGGTGGGATGTATAATTTGAAGTAGCCCATGAGACAGAAACAAGAAGAGctgaaaacaaagaaaacacTGCAATGATTGACGTTTTCATTTTCC
This genomic window from Sesamum indicum cultivar Zhongzhi No. 13 linkage group LG12, S_indicum_v1.0, whole genome shotgun sequence contains:
- the LOC105175805 gene encoding berberine bridge enzyme-like 18, producing MKTPTISTLIFFLFTVFSCSCAASADGNVHGFLLCLKEEFQNYSSISSLVYTPINSSYQSVLDFSIRNKRFMSDSTPKPLVIITPEYEYQVAPIIYCAKHNQLQIRTRSGGHDFEGLSYVSEVPFVIIDLLNFSEITVDAEQKTAWLGAGATIGMLYYNIAIKSPKLAFPAGFSPTVGVGGHFSGGGWGVLLRKYGLAADNVIDARIVDVNGRILDRKSMGEDLFWAIRGGGGSSFGVILAWKVRLVDVPETVTVFTIYRDLDQNATQLIHRWQYVAPNFDEDLFLRIVARRNVSEGGRMTIRAAFNSVFLGGVDRLLAVMQEKFPELGLVRDDCIEMSWIQSILYNTGFPIDSLEPLLDRYQPDVGYYKGKSDYVQEPMPISGFEGVWRLFYEPEGSEAEFLLTPYGGKMAEIPDNATPFPHRAGYLYKVHHMVFWEAKDAHNAHKYISWIRRLYRYVTPYVTKSPRGAYFNYRDLDIGVNNNEGPISIATARVWGAKYFNKNFNRLVQVKTRVDPKNFFRDEQSIPPRRWWTGKEDI
- the LOC105175806 gene encoding berberine bridge enzyme-like 8; this encodes MKTSIIAVFSLFSALLVSVSWATSNYTSHQAFVQCLETHDSDPSSPISAVLYTRDNSSYSSVLQNYIRNLRFNESTTPKPRLIVTALHVSHIQAAIVCAKAHGLQMKIRSGGHDYEGISYWSDDPNFFILDLFNLRSINVSIEDESAWVQVGATLGEVYYRIAEKSSTHGFPAGVCPTVGVGGHFSGGGYGNMMRKYGLSVDNIIDAQIIDVDGRLLDRKSMGEDLFWAITGGGGSSFGVVLSYKIKLVRVPPTVTVFRVRRTYDENFTNLVHRYQQVAADKLPEELFIRLTLDVVNGTNRGTFLALFLGKSQELLSVMNESLPELGLDQTDCVEMSWVESVLYWTNFPTGTPADALLSRVPQVLNYLKRKSDYLKKPVPKQGLELLFRKMVELQTPMLTFNPYGGRMAEISPSAKPFPHRAGNIAKLQYATNWNEEGEEAANRYLNLTRKLYDYMTPYVSMAPREAFLNYRDLDIGINHNGRNSYLEGAVYGVKYYKDNFNRLVKIKTKVDPDNFFRNEQSIPVFPWRK